In endosymbiont of unidentified scaly snail isolate Monju, the following are encoded in one genomic region:
- a CDS encoding DUF1353 domain-containing protein, which produces MPEAMPPLVPVSLPVVRQPGFWRCTFAWLSTRRRWRLEQDWTYTLPDGTSIVLPAGFVTDGASAPRLLWPLIPPSGPLLVPSLVHDFAYRHGYLPSPDGNGGLRRLHEGAPRRHWDWLFHELARIEAGHNLFTLLAGPVMRLFGWHAWRRHRHQRRPGTSDQAPPHDQGSEENTVS; this is translated from the coding sequence ATGCCTGAGGCCATGCCGCCACTGGTTCCGGTCAGCCTGCCGGTGGTCCGCCAACCCGGCTTCTGGCGCTGCACCTTCGCCTGGCTCAGCACACGCCGCCGCTGGCGTCTCGAACAGGACTGGACCTATACCCTGCCCGACGGCACGTCCATCGTACTGCCGGCCGGCTTCGTCACCGACGGCGCCTCGGCACCGCGCCTGCTCTGGCCACTGATCCCGCCCTCCGGCCCCCTGCTGGTGCCCAGCCTGGTCCACGACTTCGCCTACCGCCACGGCTACCTGCCCAGCCCGGACGGCAACGGCGGCCTGCGCCGTCTGCACGAAGGCGCGCCGCGCAGGCACTGGGACTGGCTGTTCCACGAGCTGGCACGCATCGAGGCCGGGCACAACCTGTTCACCCTGCTCGCCGGCCCGGTGATGCGCCTGTTCGGCTGGCACGCCTGGCGGCGTCACCGGCACCAGCGTCGCCCGGGGACCTCTGATCAAGCACCTCCCCATGACCAGGGAAGCGAGGAAAACACCGTTTCATAG
- a CDS encoding M48 family metallopeptidase, with product MPLIALLAACNSGPVRDLRGAADTRQLSDAQQRRWHEAAQIDRSLRNKGLLLEDAETQAYVQSIMDRLFPEFRGTLHVHIARSSALNAFALPNGSIYINLGLLARMRNEAQLAMVLGHEATHFIEQHSLRQRENIDTLAVAGIATTVLTGIPFSGQLLMLGAMSGYSQDLERAADQGGFRRLTEAGYDPHQAPEVFRLMREEVDALDIDQPFLYSSHPRLSERIETLNRLAEPVTDGGEIGESAFARHIARLRGLLLAQYLDEADYKRLILILEDPQRRSDYPPEADFHLGEAYRLRGEDGDEKKALAAWQRCLEKAPDFAPVHRALGLHAMRNQQPAEAIIHLRRYLALAPQARDRAYIRSYLERLEGKKP from the coding sequence TTGCCGTTGATCGCCCTGCTCGCCGCCTGCAACAGCGGGCCGGTACGCGACCTGCGGGGCGCGGCCGACACCCGCCAGCTCAGCGACGCCCAGCAACGACGCTGGCACGAGGCCGCACAGATCGACCGCTCGCTGCGCAACAAGGGGCTGCTGCTCGAGGATGCCGAGACCCAGGCCTATGTGCAATCGATCATGGACCGCCTGTTCCCCGAGTTTCGCGGCACCCTGCACGTACACATCGCGCGCTCCTCGGCACTCAACGCCTTCGCCCTGCCCAACGGCAGCATCTACATCAATCTGGGCCTGCTGGCACGCATGCGCAACGAGGCACAGCTGGCCATGGTGCTCGGCCACGAGGCCACCCACTTCATCGAGCAGCACAGCCTGCGCCAGCGCGAGAACATCGACACCCTGGCCGTGGCCGGCATTGCCACCACGGTACTCACCGGCATCCCCTTTTCAGGGCAACTGCTGATGCTCGGCGCCATGTCGGGCTATTCGCAGGACCTGGAACGCGCCGCCGATCAGGGCGGCTTCCGGCGTCTGACCGAGGCCGGTTACGACCCGCACCAGGCGCCCGAGGTCTTTCGCCTGATGCGCGAGGAGGTCGATGCCCTGGATATCGACCAACCCTTCCTGTATTCCAGCCACCCGCGCCTGAGCGAGCGCATCGAGACCCTGAACCGACTGGCCGAACCGGTCACCGACGGCGGCGAGATCGGCGAGTCTGCGTTCGCCCGGCACATCGCGCGCCTGCGCGGGCTCCTGCTGGCGCAATACCTCGACGAAGCCGATTACAAGCGCCTGATCCTGATACTGGAAGACCCGCAACGCCGCAGCGACTATCCACCCGAGGCCGATTTCCACCTCGGCGAGGCCTACCGCCTGCGCGGAGAAGACGGCGACGAGAAAAAGGCGCTCGCCGCCTGGCAGCGCTGCCTGGAGAAAGCCCCCGACTTCGCCCCCGTGCATCGTGCGCTGGGCCTGCATGCCATGCGCAACCAACAGCCCGCCGAGGCGATCATCCACCTGCGCCGCTACCTGGCGCTGGCCCCGCAGGCCCGTGATCGCGCCTACATCCGGTCCTATCTCGAACGACTCGAAGGCAAGAAGCCATGA
- a CDS encoding glutamate-5-semialdehyde dehydrogenase, giving the protein MPQTQPIDDIDAYLRDLGERARAASRVLAAADTGAKNRALEAIAGDLDAHRDALAEANRKDLEAGRAKGLDAALLDRLELTEARIDAMIEGLRQIAALPDPVGEIFDMNYRPSGIQVGRMRVPLGVVGIIYESRPNVTADAAALCLKAGNATVLRGGSEAFHSNQAIAASIARGLGAAGLPEDAVQVIATTDRAAVGAMITLPEYIDVIIPRGGKGLIERISREARVPVIKHLDGICHVYIDDEADPQKAFDVALNAKTQRYGTCNTMETLLVNATVADDILPSLAEAYREKGVELRGCPATCAILGEACVPATDADWDTEYLAPILSIRVVEDLDAAIAHINTHGSQHTDSIITENITKARRFLREVDSSSVMINASTRFADGFEYGLGAEIGISTDKFHARGPVGLEGLTSVKWVVVGDGHIRT; this is encoded by the coding sequence ATGCCACAGACCCAGCCCATCGACGACATCGACGCCTACCTGCGCGATCTGGGCGAGCGTGCCCGCGCCGCCTCGCGCGTGCTCGCCGCGGCCGACACCGGGGCCAAGAACCGCGCGCTCGAGGCCATCGCCGGCGACCTGGACGCCCACCGCGACGCGCTCGCCGAGGCCAACCGGAAAGACCTCGAGGCCGGTCGCGCCAAGGGACTGGACGCCGCCCTGCTCGATCGCCTGGAACTGACAGAAGCCCGTATCGACGCCATGATCGAGGGCCTGCGCCAGATCGCCGCCCTGCCCGACCCGGTCGGCGAGATCTTCGACATGAACTACCGGCCCTCCGGCATCCAGGTCGGACGCATGCGCGTACCGCTGGGCGTGGTCGGCATCATCTACGAGTCGCGCCCCAACGTCACCGCCGATGCCGCCGCCCTGTGCCTCAAGGCCGGCAATGCCACGGTGCTGCGCGGCGGCTCCGAGGCCTTTCATTCCAACCAGGCGATCGCCGCGAGTATCGCCCGCGGCCTGGGCGCGGCCGGCCTGCCGGAAGATGCCGTGCAGGTCATCGCCACCACCGATCGTGCCGCGGTCGGTGCCATGATCACCCTGCCCGAGTACATCGACGTCATCATCCCGCGCGGCGGCAAGGGCCTGATCGAGCGCATCTCGCGCGAGGCCCGGGTGCCGGTGATCAAGCACCTCGACGGCATCTGCCACGTCTACATCGACGACGAGGCCGACCCGCAGAAGGCCTTCGACGTGGCGCTCAACGCCAAGACCCAGCGCTACGGCACCTGCAACACCATGGAAACGCTGCTGGTGAATGCCACCGTGGCAGACGACATCCTGCCCTCGCTGGCCGAGGCCTACCGCGAGAAGGGCGTGGAACTGCGCGGCTGCCCGGCCACCTGCGCCATTCTCGGCGAGGCCTGCGTGCCGGCCACCGATGCCGACTGGGACACCGAGTACCTCGCCCCCATCCTGTCAATCCGCGTGGTCGAAGACCTGGATGCCGCCATCGCGCACATCAACACCCACGGCTCGCAGCACACCGACAGCATCATCACCGAGAACATCACCAAGGCGCGGCGTTTCCTGCGCGAGGTGGACTCCAGCTCGGTCATGATCAACGCCTCGACCCGCTTCGCCGACGGCTTCGAATACGGCCTGGGCGCCGAAATCGGCATCTCCACCGACAAGTTCCACGCCCGCGGCCCGGTCGGGCTGGAAGGGCTCACCTCGGTGAAATGGGTAGTGGTGGGCGACGGCCACATTCGTACCTGA
- the nadD gene encoding nicotinate-nucleotide adenylyltransferase codes for MIGILGGTFDPVHHGHLRIALDAAEVLGLREVRLLPLGQAVHREQPRATAQQRLAMLRLAVEGHPQFIVDDREIARGGPSYMVDTLASLRAEHPDTPLCLLLGGDAFAGFARWRDPERILQLAHLAVLTRPGEPLSDDPVLAALTADRLRPPEALAAYPHGGLTRIEATQLAIASSDIRARIATGRDPSFLLPDPVLGYIREQGLYRVV; via the coding sequence GTGATCGGCATCCTCGGCGGGACCTTCGACCCAGTTCACCACGGACATCTGCGCATCGCGCTGGACGCAGCCGAGGTGCTGGGGCTGCGCGAGGTGCGCCTGCTGCCGCTGGGCCAGGCAGTTCACCGCGAACAACCCCGGGCCACGGCACAGCAACGGCTGGCCATGCTGCGCCTCGCCGTCGAAGGGCACCCGCAGTTCATCGTCGATGACCGCGAAATCGCACGGGGCGGCCCTTCCTACATGGTGGACACCCTCGCCTCGCTGCGCGCAGAACACCCCGACACTCCCCTGTGCCTGCTGCTGGGCGGCGATGCCTTTGCGGGTTTCGCGCGCTGGCGCGACCCGGAGCGCATCCTGCAACTGGCCCACCTGGCAGTCCTCACCCGCCCGGGCGAGCCGTTGAGCGACGACCCCGTACTGGCCGCCCTGACCGCCGATCGCCTGCGCCCCCCGGAGGCGCTGGCGGCATACCCGCATGGCGGGCTGACACGCATCGAGGCCACCCAGCTCGCCATTGCCTCCAGTGACATCCGCGCGCGCATTGCCACCGGTCGCGACCCCTCCTTCCTGCTGCCCGACCCGGTGCTGGGCTACATACGCGAACAGGGCCTCTACCGAGTGGTTTAG
- the rsfS gene encoding ribosome silencing factor: MQVEALRDLVVATLEDMKAHDIVVIDVRGRTVIADYLVIASGNSDRHVKSAAEAVAFRAKQAGEPPLGEEGVQEGEWALIDLNGVIVHVMQPRVRDYYQLEKLWELDPGAAEKLMREHE, translated from the coding sequence ATGCAGGTAGAAGCACTGCGCGACCTGGTGGTCGCCACCCTCGAAGACATGAAGGCCCACGACATCGTGGTCATCGACGTGCGCGGACGCACCGTGATCGCCGATTACCTGGTGATCGCCTCGGGCAACTCCGACCGCCACGTCAAGTCCGCCGCCGAAGCCGTCGCCTTCCGTGCCAAGCAGGCCGGCGAGCCACCGCTGGGTGAAGAGGGCGTGCAGGAAGGCGAATGGGCGCTGATCGACCTCAACGGCGTCATCGTGCACGTGATGCAGCCACGGGTGAGGGATTACTACCAGCTCGAAAAGCTCTGGGAGCTCGACCCCGGCGCAGCAGAAAAACTGATGCGCGAACACGAATAG
- a CDS encoding helix-turn-helix transcriptional regulator: MDRFDRIYQLHHLLDAARRPRPLRRLAEDMECSERTVKRTISYLRLYLHAPIEYDRAHNGYYYDTRSGEFELPGLWFNASELQALLLMQQQLEQVEPGLLEPQLAPLRSRIDELLARQHLAGNELNRRIRLIATATRDPGHRLTHIAEALLARQRLRIRYHDRSRDHSTEREISPQRLTRYRDNWYLEAWCHLRKALRLFAIERIEQLEPVDSPANEISPERLDATFDAGYGIFAGPARHTAVLAFSPQRARWVEQERWHPEQQTRWREDGRFELRLPYSNPTELIMDILRHGPHVEVLAPDSLRQAVHQQLSEALSLYDRDTE, encoded by the coding sequence ATGGACCGCTTCGACCGCATCTACCAGCTCCACCACCTGCTCGATGCCGCGCGCCGACCGCGCCCGCTGCGTCGCCTGGCCGAGGACATGGAGTGCTCGGAACGCACCGTCAAGCGCACCATCAGCTACCTGCGGCTCTACCTGCACGCGCCCATCGAATATGACCGCGCGCACAACGGCTACTACTACGACACACGCAGCGGCGAGTTCGAACTACCTGGCCTCTGGTTCAACGCCAGCGAACTGCAAGCCCTGTTGCTGATGCAGCAACAGCTGGAACAGGTCGAGCCCGGCCTGCTCGAGCCCCAGCTCGCCCCGCTGCGAAGTCGCATCGACGAGCTGCTCGCCCGTCAGCACCTCGCCGGAAATGAACTGAACCGGCGCATCCGCCTGATCGCCACCGCCACCCGCGACCCCGGCCACCGCCTTACCCACATCGCCGAGGCCCTGCTCGCCCGCCAGCGCCTGCGCATCCGCTACCACGATCGCTCCCGCGACCACAGCACCGAGCGCGAAATCAGCCCGCAACGGCTCACCCGCTACCGCGACAACTGGTACCTCGAAGCCTGGTGCCACCTGCGCAAGGCTCTACGTCTGTTCGCCATCGAGCGCATCGAACAACTGGAACCCGTCGACAGCCCCGCCAACGAGATCTCACCCGAACGCCTCGACGCCACCTTCGACGCCGGCTACGGCATCTTCGCCGGCCCCGCCCGCCACACCGCCGTGCTCGCCTTCAGCCCGCAACGCGCCCGCTGGGTGGAACAGGAACGCTGGCACCCCGAACAACAGACCCGCTGGCGCGAAGACGGCCGCTTCGAACTGCGCCTTCCCTACAGCAACCCCACCGAGCTGATCATGGACATCCTGCGCCACGGTCCGCATGTCGAGGTACTGGCCCCCGACAGCCTTCGACAGGCCGTGCACCAACAACTGAGCGAGGCATTGTCCCTCTACGACAGGGACACGGAATGA
- the cas8c gene encoding type I-C CRISPR-associated protein Cas8c/Csd1: protein MIKHHANRPFPDLRGISLARIHRLYPLKKWSLRNIRGGSLAGQPYPRTLLAAAVQRIRAEREVTYPRAALIKGCINRATRYSNPDRKEELTVSLDPDNTNPGYRLGRLFAVLEKIQEEANPGINATIRDRYYGSASSTPVAVFPTLIKLSKHHLGKLEHKGREVQFERLLGEIIDGIGDFPAHLSLEDQGRFAIGYYHQRQDSFKKRNAESQTENQGEDQ from the coding sequence ATGATCAAACACCATGCGAACCGCCCGTTCCCGGACCTCAGGGGAATATCTCTTGCTCGTATCCATAGACTCTATCCTCTCAAGAAATGGAGTCTCCGGAATATCCGGGGCGGTTCACTCGCGGGCCAACCCTACCCCCGAACCTTGCTGGCGGCAGCCGTGCAACGCATCCGCGCCGAACGAGAGGTCACCTATCCCCGCGCCGCACTCATCAAGGGCTGCATCAACCGCGCCACCCGTTATTCGAACCCGGACAGAAAGGAGGAACTGACCGTGTCACTGGACCCTGACAACACGAACCCCGGCTACCGGCTGGGCCGGCTTTTCGCCGTGCTGGAGAAGATTCAGGAAGAAGCCAACCCCGGCATCAATGCCACCATTCGCGACCGCTACTATGGCTCGGCATCGAGCACACCGGTGGCGGTCTTCCCGACGCTGATCAAGCTGTCCAAGCACCACCTGGGGAAACTGGAGCACAAGGGGCGGGAGGTGCAGTTCGAGCGCCTGCTGGGCGAGATCATCGACGGCATCGGCGACTTTCCCGCCCATCTCTCACTGGAAGACCAGGGCCGCTTCGCCATTGGCTACTACCACCAGCGGCAGGATTCTTTCAAGAAACGCAACGCTGAATCCCAAACAGAAAATCAAGGAGAAGACCAATGA
- the cas7c gene encoding type I-C CRISPR-associated protein Cas7/Csd2, with the protein MSLENRYDFVLLFDVKEGNPNGDPDAGNLPRVDAETGQGLVTDVSLKRKVRNYVGLVKEEQPPYEIYVKEKAVLNLTHVRAYKGVEAEDQLEQDKKGHWKSKGKGSNEDAKKWLCNNFYDIRTFGAVMSLGVNCGQVRGPVQLTFARSIDPIFSQEHSITRMAVATEAEAEAEAEAEAEAEAEAEAEAEAEAEAEAEAEAEAEAEAEAEAEAEAEAEAEAEAEAEAEAEAEAEAEKQDGDNRTMGRKHTVPYGLYRAHGFVSAPLACQTGFSEEDLKLLWEALCNMFEHDHSAARGEMATRGLYVFKHNSKLGNAHAHDLFDRIQVGRKEDVAVPHQFSDYVVSIDDSNLPEGVELIQMS; encoded by the coding sequence ATGAGCCTGGAAAACCGTTACGACTTCGTGCTGCTGTTCGATGTCAAGGAAGGCAATCCCAACGGAGACCCCGATGCCGGCAACCTCCCGCGCGTGGATGCCGAGACCGGACAGGGGCTGGTGACCGATGTCAGTCTGAAACGCAAGGTGCGCAATTATGTCGGACTCGTGAAAGAGGAGCAGCCGCCTTATGAAATTTACGTGAAGGAGAAAGCTGTCCTCAATTTGACGCATGTTCGTGCCTACAAAGGAGTGGAGGCCGAAGATCAACTGGAACAAGACAAGAAAGGGCACTGGAAATCCAAGGGGAAAGGAAGCAATGAAGATGCAAAAAAATGGCTCTGTAATAACTTTTATGACATTCGCACCTTTGGTGCTGTGATGTCTTTAGGTGTGAACTGCGGCCAGGTTCGGGGCCCAGTGCAGCTCACCTTTGCCCGTTCCATCGATCCGATCTTCAGTCAGGAGCACTCCATCACCCGCATGGCGGTGGCGACCGAGGCCGAAGCCGAAGCCGAAGCCGAAGCCGAAGCCGAAGCCGAAGCCGAAGCCGAAGCCGAAGCCGAAGCCGAAGCCGAAGCCGAAGCCGAAGCCGAAGCCGAAGCCGAAGCCGAAGCCGAAGCCGAAGCCGAAGCCGAAGCCGAAGCCGAAGCCGAAGCCGAAGCCGAAGCCGAAGCCGAAGCCGAAGCCGAAGCCGAAGCCGAAAAACAGGATGGCGACAACCGCACCATGGGCCGCAAGCACACCGTCCCCTATGGCCTCTATCGCGCTCACGGCTTCGTCTCCGCACCGCTGGCCTGCCAGACCGGCTTCTCGGAAGAAGACCTGAAGCTGCTCTGGGAAGCGCTGTGCAACATGTTCGAACACGATCACTCCGCCGCCCGTGGCGAGATGGCCACACGCGGGCTCTATGTGTTCAAGCACAACAGCAAGCTGGGCAACGCCCATGCCCACGATCTGTTCGACCGGATACAGGTGGGGCGCAAGGAAGACGTGGCCGTGCCACACCAGTTCTCTGACTACGTAGTATCCATCGATGACAGCAACCTGCCCGAAGGCGTGGAGTTGATTCAAATGTCTTGA
- the cas4 gene encoding CRISPR-associated protein Cas4: MSGASNMEEERLIPISALQHLAYCPRQFALIHLEQAWEENRFTAEGRLLHRVVDAGASETRHDLHIARGVHLICHALGLVGKADVVEFHRAESGCTLPDREGFWRPCPVEYKRGRSKQADWDRIQLCAQALALEEQFDLAIEEGALFYGKQRRHERVTFDNRLREQTCQLARQAHALLKEATLPPPEPGTKCMHCSLEAICLPERKDAQAYLDRVLTP; encoded by the coding sequence ATGTCCGGCGCAAGCAACATGGAAGAGGAACGCCTGATCCCCATCTCTGCCCTGCAACACCTGGCCTACTGCCCCAGACAGTTCGCCCTGATCCACCTGGAGCAGGCCTGGGAAGAAAACCGCTTCACTGCGGAAGGACGGCTGTTGCATCGGGTGGTGGACGCCGGCGCCAGCGAAACCCGCCATGACCTGCATATCGCCCGTGGTGTGCACCTCATCTGCCATGCCCTCGGGCTGGTGGGCAAGGCCGATGTGGTGGAATTCCACCGCGCGGAATCCGGTTGCACCCTGCCCGATCGGGAAGGATTTTGGCGACCCTGCCCCGTGGAATACAAAAGGGGGCGCTCCAAACAGGCCGACTGGGACCGAATCCAATTGTGCGCCCAGGCGCTGGCGTTGGAGGAGCAATTCGACCTTGCCATTGAAGAAGGCGCTCTGTTCTATGGCAAACAGCGCCGACACGAGCGCGTGACATTCGATAACAGGCTCCGGGAACAGACCTGCCAGCTCGCCCGCCAAGCTCACGCCCTGCTGAAAGAGGCCACATTACCTCCGCCTGAACCCGGCACGAAATGCATGCACTGCTCTCTGGAAGCGATCTGTCTCCCCGAGCGCAAGGACGCACAGGCCTATCTCGACCGGGTACTCACACCATGA
- the cas1c gene encoding type I-C CRISPR-associated endonuclease Cas1c: MKRLLNTLYLTTQGAWLSRERETLVVKVDHEIRLRLPIHHIDSIVALGQVNATAPLLGFCAARGVRMAFFTEQGRFLARVEGPVSGNVLLRKAQYQWHESTEQSARIAGTLIAAKIVNSRTVLQRHLRDRPDCPYRADIEQAIQHLVTLLRRVRTETDLDTLRGYEGAAARAYFDCFDHLILHDDPGFRFAGRNRRPPTDPVNALLSFVYTLLRHDVASALEGVGLDPAIGFLHRARPGRPALALDLMEELRPQLADRLVLSLINRRQLRASGFNTTETGEVRMTEATRRQVLTAWQERKRETLKHPYLEETVEIGLIPYLQARLLASYLRNDLNAYPAFVWC; the protein is encoded by the coding sequence ATGAAACGTCTGCTCAACACCCTCTACCTCACCACCCAGGGAGCCTGGCTGAGCCGGGAGCGGGAGACTCTGGTCGTCAAGGTCGACCATGAAATCCGGCTGCGGCTGCCCATTCACCACATCGACAGCATCGTGGCCTTAGGCCAGGTCAATGCCACGGCGCCCCTGCTGGGATTCTGCGCAGCGCGGGGTGTGCGCATGGCCTTCTTCACGGAACAGGGTCGCTTTCTGGCCCGCGTGGAAGGTCCTGTATCGGGCAACGTGCTGTTGCGCAAGGCCCAGTACCAATGGCATGAGTCCACGGAACAGAGCGCGCGAATCGCAGGCACCCTGATCGCCGCCAAGATCGTCAACAGCCGCACCGTATTGCAGCGGCATCTACGCGACCGCCCCGACTGCCCCTACCGCGCCGACATCGAACAGGCGATCCAACACCTGGTTACCCTGCTGCGCCGTGTGCGCACCGAAACCGATCTGGACACCCTTCGCGGTTACGAAGGGGCTGCGGCACGTGCCTATTTCGACTGTTTCGACCACCTCATTCTGCATGACGATCCGGGGTTTCGTTTTGCAGGCCGCAATCGCAGGCCCCCCACCGATCCCGTCAACGCCCTTCTCTCTTTCGTCTATACCCTGTTGCGCCATGACGTGGCCTCGGCACTGGAAGGTGTGGGCCTGGACCCGGCCATCGGTTTTCTGCATCGCGCCCGTCCAGGCAGGCCGGCACTCGCGCTGGATCTCATGGAAGAACTGCGCCCCCAACTGGCCGATCGCCTGGTGCTTTCGCTCATCAACCGCAGGCAGTTACGTGCGTCTGGATTCAACACCACCGAAACCGGTGAAGTCCGCATGACCGAGGCCACTCGCAGGCAGGTGCTTACCGCCTGGCAGGAACGCAAACGAGAAACACTCAAACATCCCTATCTGGAAGAGACCGTGGAAATCGGCCTGATTCCGTACTTGCAAGCCCGTTTGCTGGCAAGCTATCTGAGAAACGACCTGAATGCCTACCCCGCCTTCGTCTGGTGCTGA
- the cas2 gene encoding CRISPR-associated endonuclease Cas2, which yields MMVLITYDVNTESPGGARRLRRIAKACQDYGQRVQFSVFECLVEPAQWTQLKQTLIEEMDPERDSLRFYYLGTNWRRRVEHVGAKPAYDPEGTLIL from the coding sequence ATGATGGTACTGATCACCTATGATGTGAATACAGAAAGCCCCGGAGGAGCCCGCCGGTTGAGACGCATCGCCAAGGCCTGTCAGGACTACGGGCAGCGCGTGCAATTTTCCGTGTTCGAATGCCTCGTCGAACCGGCCCAGTGGACCCAGCTCAAGCAGACCCTGATCGAGGAAATGGACCCCGAGCGTGACAGCCTGCGTTTCTATTACCTGGGCACCAACTGGCGCCGACGCGTGGAACATGTCGGAGCAAAACCGGCCTACGATCCTGAAGGCACGCTCATCCTTTGA
- the bufA2 gene encoding BufA2 family periplasmic bufferin-type metallophore: protein MKLSTTSAGMVLAVAAAGMLGGCSEYGTRYSSMAATEQTVHCYGVNKCKGYNDCKTASNACKGKASCKGQGFVNMSEKACTEVGGTVGS, encoded by the coding sequence ATGAAGCTATCCACAACTTCGGCCGGCATGGTCCTGGCCGTGGCGGCAGCCGGCATGCTCGGCGGGTGCTCGGAATACGGCACCCGCTACAGCAGCATGGCCGCCACCGAGCAAACGGTTCACTGTTACGGGGTGAACAAGTGCAAGGGCTACAACGATTGCAAGACGGCCAGCAATGCCTGCAAGGGCAAGGCCTCATGCAAGGGGCAGGGCTTCGTGAACATGTCGGAGAAGGCCTGCACCGAGGTGGGCGGAACCGTCGGTTCCTGA
- the bufA2 gene encoding BufA2 family periplasmic bufferin-type metallophore yields MKISKRTAGIGLGAALAMAAAGMTGVASTAMASSSGKVHCYGVNKCKGYNDCKSASNACKGKVSCQGQGFVLMSKHACDAIGGKAKKE; encoded by the coding sequence ATGAAGATATCGAAGAGGACGGCCGGTATCGGGCTCGGCGCCGCGCTGGCGATGGCGGCCGCCGGAATGACAGGCGTTGCCAGCACGGCAATGGCCTCGAGCAGCGGCAAGGTGCACTGCTATGGCGTCAACAAGTGCAAGGGATACAACGACTGCAAGAGTGCCAGCAATGCCTGCAAGGGCAAGGTCTCCTGCCAGGGCCAGGGTTTCGTGCTCATGTCGAAACATGCCTGCGATGCCATCGGGGGCAAGGCCAAGAAGGAGTAA
- the bufB gene encoding MNIO family bufferin maturase, translating to MSRPFLGFGLGLRTDHYAYIEEHRPDVDWFEILSENYMVPGGKPLAHLDRIRADYPMVMHGVSLSIGSTDPLDLDYLAQLKTLAKRVEPHWISDHLCWTRVDHTNSHDLLPLPYNETAIAHIAERIRQVQDYLGRQILIENLSSYVTYHASEMPEWEFLDEIARRADCLVLLDINNIYVSAHNHHFDPVDYLDGMSPERVMQFHLAGHCHDGLMIIDTHDHPVCDPVWTLYADALRRFGAVSTMIERDDDIPAFPELRAELAIAERIAGETLPVPALQTSQTALRGLA from the coding sequence ATGTCCCGCCCCTTTCTCGGCTTCGGCCTGGGCCTGCGCACTGACCATTACGCCTATATTGAAGAACACCGGCCAGATGTCGACTGGTTCGAGATCCTGTCCGAGAACTACATGGTGCCTGGCGGCAAGCCACTGGCCCACCTCGACCGGATTCGTGCCGACTACCCGATGGTCATGCACGGTGTCTCGCTGTCGATCGGCAGCACCGACCCACTCGATCTCGACTACCTCGCCCAGCTGAAGACGCTGGCCAAACGCGTGGAACCGCACTGGATCTCCGACCACCTGTGCTGGACCCGTGTCGATCACACCAACAGTCACGACCTGTTGCCGCTGCCCTACAACGAGACGGCCATTGCGCACATCGCCGAGCGCATCCGACAGGTGCAGGACTACCTGGGCCGGCAGATCCTCATCGAGAACCTGTCGAGCTATGTCACCTATCACGCTTCGGAAATGCCCGAGTGGGAATTCCTCGACGAGATCGCACGCCGTGCCGACTGCCTTGTCCTGCTCGACATCAACAACATCTACGTCAGCGCGCACAACCACCATTTCGACCCGGTGGACTATCTCGACGGCATGAGCCCTGAACGGGTGATGCAGTTTCACCTGGCCGGTCACTGCCATGATGGCCTCATGATCATCGACACTCACGACCACCCGGTCTGCGACCCGGTGTGGACCCTGTATGCAGACGCCCTGCGACGCTTCGGCGCAGTCAGCACCATGATCGAGCGCGACGACGACATCCCCGCCTTTCCCGAACTGCGCGCCGAACTGGCGATCGCCGAACGCATTGCCGGCGAGACCCTGCCTGTGCCTGCGTTGCAGACATCGCAAACGGCGCTGCGAGGCCTCGCCTGA